In Vigna angularis cultivar LongXiaoDou No.4 chromosome 8, ASM1680809v1, whole genome shotgun sequence, the DNA window GAAAGAATTAGGAAAGCTGTAGAAAACCATGCTGAAGACCCCCCTGAGCATGTACAAAAGTACGTTCTTGATCAATGTCGGAAATGGAATCTGGTTTGGGTTGGAAGGAATAAAGTTGCTCCTCTTGAGCCTGATGAGGTTGAAACACTGTTAGGCTTCCCAAGGAACCACACCAGGGGAGGTGGAATAAGTAGGACTGACAGATACAAGTCACTTGGCAATTCATTCCAGGTATGATAATTctcattcttttaaaataatgactCGACAAAGATCTTTCTGGATGTATTTACTATCATAAAGAAATATGATTCTCCTTGGAATTATGTAACAATGTTTCAACTTCTAGAGTCATCAGGTAGAGGAAGAAgaccaagaaaataaaatgaacgtGTTAAAAaggatttatatataaataacacaTTTGGTAACTTCGGTTTCAgcatgttttcttttctatggAACTTCTTAATGGATTATGGATTGTGTGAAAGTAGTGTTTAATGCATCTATCTATGTTTCTATGTAAATTTCTCTTTCCTTATGGGTTCGGTTCATTTCAGGTTGACACTGTGGCATACCATTTGTCAGTTCTGAAAGATATGTATCCTGATGGTAtcaatcttctttctctcttttctggAATTGGTGGAGCAGAGGTAGCTCTTCATCGGCTCGGCATCCCTCTCAAGAATGTAGTGTCTGTTGAAAAATCAGAAGTGAATAGGAATATTGTCAGAAGTTGGTGGGAACAGACAAATCAGAAAGGTCATTTGTATGACATGGACGATGTAAGGGAGCTTGATGGTGATCGTTTGGAGCAGCTGATGAGCACTTTTGGAGGCTTTGATCTTGTTGTTGGTGGCAGTCCATGTAATAACCTGGCTGGTAGCAACAGGGTCAGCAGGGATGGACTGGAGGGAAAAGAATCCTCTTTGTTCTTTGATTACTTTAGGATTCTGGACTTGGTGAAAAATTTGACAGCCAAACATAGATGATCTTTCTCCATTTCCCGTTTTGTATTTAATCCAAACTTTTAGGATCTTCTATGCAACCTCAGATATTAGAGACTGATACTTTTCTCACCCCATTTTTGTTGCCAAAAATCAATGCAACactttcaaataaaaacatttatcttAAAATCTCTGATTTCCTGTTACTATTTTTAATACgattttgtttagaaaataataCTATCCTttagaaattgaatttttaaaaggtacaataaaaaaaatcagggAAGTATGGTTTTAGAAAttgagtttttaaaaattacaataaaaataaatcagagaAGTAAAGAGATATCAGATACAAGAATGTTGAATGTTTAAATTTAGCAAATTGGTAATTAAAGTGAAGATTTGTCATAAAGAGAGATATAGAATGTTACAATTGGTAACTAAAGTGAAGATTGTCATAATAAAGAATAGTATTTacaactgaattttatattactttttaatacatgagtaaaagttaaaatgtaataaatttttaaaaagttagaatcataaattttgattttaggAACCAAGTTCTTaaataaaactcatttatcACCCTTAAGCAAATGTCATTTAGACAAAAATGACATTTTCAATACAACTTAGCATCCATCAatgtttcttatataaaaattgagttGTGAATACTAGTAACAAAATTAAGATctataaaattaactatatttatgtattttaaaatgaatctTGCACCAATAAATAGTGATTTTAAGATTTAGAATGAtaactctttttttaatttagagatAAAATCCAATATTCTCTCGTTTTACAAAGATATCAATGAGTGTAATATCACCTCATATGTTTTACTTTTTGTGTTTGGAATATgaatttcacaatcaataaaatatattgaattggaattgatatattttatttggttaagaaaatttaaatttaacaatttttttcttattcagataaaatatttcaattactatcaaattttaaaaatattaatataaataattattaaaaatttaaattagttatgTTTTATTGTCGATtggttgatattattttttgattatagttcttattttttaactgttatatgaaaaaaaatctcaCTTGATATTAACCGATATTGTTTTGAATTAGTTGAACACATTATTTAAATTGACATTgaccaaaattatttttatgatgttCATATTTAAGGATTTTTTCCAACTTCCTTTATTTACGTCCACCAAAAAAATTTCTCTCCTTGACATTAGTAAAAACAAATCATTGATAAGAAATAATATctcaactaattaaaaaaacattgacaaaaaattaatgatgacagatattaattaaaataattaactcactaaaaaaataatcacccttgacaaaaataactttaagtAATATCGACTaagaaataaaagttgtttaaaaaatatttctaataacttaaataataaaataacatctATTGACATAAAAAACTAACTCAGTATGaagtaaaaaatagttatttcaaCAATGTCGTGGTTAAATCGATTACATCTAAAactaaaattgtattaaaacaagattacaaagaatacaaaattaatttgaaaataagaaaactttcaattcatagtttatttggaattttttaattttaagcaATCTAATTACgcgaataaaattataaaatttcaatatcttttagaattctttattaaataacatattttattattgaatatttcaattttttttaaaaataaattaccctattaaatttttttatcaaaacatattataaatatgttagaattcttttagttgtttttaatattttcttctcttgtcAATTTCTTTGTGAGTTCAGTGAgtaataatgatactttaaaataatcctttaaaatatgtattttgtttttgaaataatgctTTATTCTTAAATAACTTGGTGATTCATGTCACTTAATCATGGTCAAGTGTTATAGTTCAAATTCCTAACCATGGTCACACGCCAAACCTAACATTAACCCAACTCTTTCACTTTCTCTGTTTTGTATAAATAACCATTTTCATTCTTCTACTTTTTCCTTTCCTTCTCACCCTCGTCGCATTTTCGAAGCGACGTGAGCCTCAGCGACCCGAGCCCGATTTCGAGTTCAAAtctcagagagagagagagagagagagagagaccgaCGTAGCTCGTGGAATCGACGGTCACTTCTCGCTCTTCAATCGGTATAACAAGATTCGACTCGTTTCATCTTTTTTCCACTTCCAATTTTCTAGGTCAATTTCGTGATGTTGTATGCAACATTCCTTAACTGACCAGATCTGAGTGTCGAAACGTAGGTTGTGCTCGTTCAGGAACTCTGCTTGCAGTTTGATTGAATCTAGGGCTTTGTTTATTGGATTTATGCTGCATGCGTTTTCTTTCCCTAGATTTGTTTTTTCGGATACGATTTTATTTTTACAGCTTCGGAGTTTTACTTTTAGGATTTGTTTTGGTTTGTGGTGAGAATTCTTAGCTGTAAATGGTATTAGGTGTAGACTAGGGTTTGTTTTAACTCCTTTTGTTAAACATTCGAGTCGAGATTCGCTGGGATTACGAGATTTAGGTTTTCGGATAAATGTTTGATTTGGTTAATAAATGGAAGTTGGTAGTGTGGCGGTTAAAGAGAATGGAATCGCTCTTACAGTTTTTATTAAACtgctatatattttaattgggAGTTATTCATAActagtttcattatttatattttatgaataggTTAGTACTGAAttgttatattgtttttgtGATGTTAGAATTGTATTTCGGGTTTTCCTTGCTATGGCCGCCACAGCAACTGCCTCTTCAATGGGTCCGCGGTATGCACCACCAGATCCGACACTCCCTAAACCATGGAAGGGTCTTGTGGATGGCAAGACCGGGTATCTTTACTTTTGGAATCCCGAGACCAATGTCACCCAGTATGAGAGGCCATCGAGCTCAGCTGCCCCACCAAAGTCCTCTTCAGTGCCTAGCTCTTCTGTCCAGGTTCAACATACGTCTCAAGGGTCGCAACGTGGTCGTAGTCCTGATTTCAGTGATAGGTATGATAGAAATGGCAGTGGTGGGTCAAATGATGCTTCACGGAATAATCAGGTTTCAACCCATAACTTTATTCTtgctttttgaaattttattatgtagTTAGTTGCTAGTTGCATACAGTTTTCTAGTTGGTAGTTGCTAGCTGCTTGTTGTTTTCAACGTGACTTATGCCACagaagttttttatttgtagttaGTTGCATATAGGTTTATGCAAACTGGTTGTGGTATTCTAACGGTGACGTTTAATCAATGTTTGAGTTAATTTAAAATCACTAATTATGATATCCATATGAAGATGACTACAATTGGGGAATGGGACGAATCTAGTATGTGTTGTACTAAAACAATAAATTCATGAATTGAACAATTCTATTCCGTGTTTTTCCTTACCTGAACATGTTTGGGCGTTACATTTATCTAGGAAATGAATAATACATTATGTTGGTAGAGAGGCAAAAGGAATGTGATACTGAAAATAAACTCTTTATCTTCTCAATCATAGTTTAATTGTGGGGCTAATTCTTTATGTCTTTCGTCATGTATAGAGTTCCAAAGGTGGAAGTTACAGTTCTCATAGTGTGCCAACTGGAACAAATGCTGCTGCCAATGTTAGTTATTCTGTCAAAGGTCATGGGGCATCGGATGCTGCAGCTGTGCTATCTCCTGAGTCTTATCGAAGTCGGCATGAAATAACTGTGACTGTAAGCATATATTTTGTAGTTTCATGGCTAATATGTTACATTACTGTTTCATGATTTGTACCTttgcttattttattatagttacTATACACATAGGCGAAacaagtttttatattaaatgtttcCAGATTATGTTTGGAAAATTCCATATAATTGATTTCTATTTGCTACTTTTGGATTTCGTTTCAATTACAGTAAAATTGAGggtctttcatattttttctagGGAGACAATGTGCCACCGCCTCTTGCTTCATTTGGTTCTAGTGGCTTTCCACCGGAGGTTCTGAGAGAGGTATTAACTTTTGTTCTCTGTTGTTGTTTTCTCATCTATCTTCAATAGTGGCAGTTAGGCGGGTACCCAGCTTCCATAGGTATCTGACCCAAATTTTCCTTGTGCAAGTATCTGATTCCTGAAGCTTCAATTTCTAAGTTTCAGGCTCATAATTTTTTTGccatctttactttttttttttgtcgtaGGTGCGATATTTGCTCCTGGGGAGGAGCTAATGTCGTACGGTGTGGTGCCCTCTTTTGTGGGGCTAGCATTTAGTTTGGACTTTGGAGCGCCCTTTATGGTGGACCAAGTTTTTGGAAGGGCTTTCCGAATCATCCAAGTTCGTGGCTGGGACTGCTGTTGGTCATGATTCAGTCTGCCACTTGGTCTGTACGGAAGAAGAGGCCTCCTCATGCGCTACCTTGCATCAGCAAGCATTGGTGGCTTGCATATGAGGGATGATGCTTCTTCCGGCATTAACTCCTGTATAAGTTACAAAGAAAACCAATCTCCTggattttcctttttttagGTACAAAATGCTGGTTTCTCAGCCCCAACTCCAATTCAGGCACAGTCATGGCCCATTGCTCTTCAAAGTAGAGATATAGTTGCCATTGCAAAAACAGGCTCAGGGAAAACATTGGGATATTTAATTCCAGCATTTGTTCACCTCAAGCGCTGTGGTAATAACTCCAAAATGGGCCCCACTGCATTGGTACTTTCACCAACAAGGGAGTTGGCGACACAAATACAAGATGAGGCTGTGAAGTTTGGGAAATCTTCAAGAATTTCTTGTGCAGTAAGTAATTGTTCTCCTTTTTATCACATTATCTTTCTTCTACTTTCAAGTATCAGCATGAAAAACCATTGGAAATTATTGTTTCACTCAAATTTGAGAATGTAGAACAAATATTGCTTGTACTATCCTTTATTGGATTTCCTTTTGTAAtgttttatcatgttttttattatattcttctaCTTAAAATGTGTTATTTCATtctatatatttcatttaaacaaACATACATGGTAGTTGTGGGATTTATATTCTATGAAGCACAAATAGTTTTCAGTTATAAAGTTTAGGAAATGATATGTTTAAGTTATAATAGTGTATATTTTTTCTGCATGGAGGTGTCAGTTCAATTGTCTaagttgataaaagtgatttttttattacttgcATGATTAGTTGTGTAGGAAACGAGCTGGTTGTCTGAAACATGTATGACACTAGCACGCCGATAGCTAAAGAAAATTGAGCCATCTCCATTTACTGCTATATATTTACACCCTTTTTTGCCAGTGTTTGTATGGAGGAGCACCCAAGGGTCCTCAACTCAGAGACATTGACCGGGGAGCAGATATTGTGGTAGCCACTCCTGGTCGCTTGAATGATATTCTTGAGATGAGAAGAATTAGTCTTCATCAGGTCTCTTACCTGGTGCTAGATGAGGCAGACCGGATGCTGGATATGGGTTTCGAACCTCAAATTAGGAAAATTGTTAATGAGGTGCCTAATCGCAGGCAAACACTCATGTTTACTGCAACTTGGCCAAAGGAGGTTAGGAAAATTGCAGCTGATCTACTGGTCAAACCTGTCCAGGTGAACATTGGCAATGTGGACGAGCTTGTTGCTAACAAGTCAATTACTCAGGTTTGCTTTCTGCTACTAATACATTTGGGTGCATGTTTTTTTCTTGCTTGTATATTTGACAACTTTTTCATTACATTTATATGCTATTTTTCTGTTAGACAGTGTATTGATGTTAGTGATTGGTATAGACTTTGTGATTTATGTGTTGTCTGGTATGATGTCAGCATGTTGAAGTGTTGCCCCTGATGGAGAAACAGAGACGTCTGGAACATATTTTACGGTCACAGGATCAAGGATCAAAGATAATCATATTCTGTTCTACCAAGAAAATGTGTGATCAACTTGCTCGAACTCTGACACGTCAGTTCGGAGCTGCTGCTATACATGGGGATAAATCCCAGGCTGAGAGGGATCACGTGTTGAGTCAGTTTCGAACTGGGAGGTCACCTGTTCTTGTGGCTACAGATGTTGCTGCCCGGGGACTGGATATCAAGGACATTAGGTTGttaatttattatacttttttcttattctGGGGCcaatataatatgaaaacttgTTATTTATCTACTGTAGTGAATTTGTCATGGAGAAGTGGTCATATTATTTGATAGTGTCCATAAATATTTTGCAGGGTGGTTGTCAATTACGACTTCCCCACAGGAGTTGAAGACTATGTTCATAGGATTGGAAGGACTGGAAGGGCTGGAGCCACTGGGCTAGCTTACACTTTCTTTGGTGACCAGGATGCAAAATATGCTACCGATCTCATCAAAGTTTTGGAAGGTGCAAATCAGAAAGTACCTCCAGAACTTCGGGATATGTCATCGCGGGGTGGTAGTGGGATGGGAAGATCCAGACGATGGGGTTCTGGTGGAAGAGGTGGA includes these proteins:
- the LOC108345683 gene encoding DEAD-box ATP-dependent RNA helicase 46, translating into MAATATASSMGPRYAPPDPTLPKPWKGLVDGKTGYLYFWNPETNVTQYERPSSSAAPPKSSSVPSSSVQVQHTSQGSQRGRSPDFSDRYDRNGSGGSNDASRNNQSSKGGSYSSHSVPTGTNAAANVSYSVKGHGASDAAAVLSPESYRSRHEITVTGDNVPPPLASFGSSGFPPEVLREVQNAGFSAPTPIQAQSWPIALQSRDIVAIAKTGSGKTLGYLIPAFVHLKRCGNNSKMGPTALVLSPTRELATQIQDEAVKFGKSSRISCACLYGGAPKGPQLRDIDRGADIVVATPGRLNDILEMRRISLHQVSYLVLDEADRMLDMGFEPQIRKIVNEVPNRRQTLMFTATWPKEVRKIAADLLVKPVQVNIGNVDELVANKSITQHVEVLPLMEKQRRLEHILRSQDQGSKIIIFCSTKKMCDQLARTLTRQFGAAAIHGDKSQAERDHVLSQFRTGRSPVLVATDVAARGLDIKDIRVVVNYDFPTGVEDYVHRIGRTGRAGATGLAYTFFGDQDAKYATDLIKVLEGANQKVPPELRDMSSRGGSGMGRSRRWGSGGRGGRSDSGYGGRNNDSGYGGRGGDSNYGARGNASSGRGGRGFDYDSQRNDRGLSPDKGSKWSDRYKSVNRERSRSPDRAALPQHSQSSSFHKAMMERGGWGDSDRNKSSNRDRSRSPSPYRQERTTAVRERSPVHSFHRSMMGQSQSSPPRQRARSPYRNSSPSQGGGRSYNSPPKEWGGNGGEVEEGMIPEEDGMIGQGGD